The following proteins are encoded in a genomic region of Microcoleus sp. FACHB-68:
- a CDS encoding DevA family ABC transporter ATP-binding protein, with protein sequence MNQEPVVKIKNLNHYFGQGALKKQVLYDISLEIYPGEIVLMTGPSGSGKTTLLTLLGGLRSAQEGSLKVFGQELCGAGKNKLVQVRRDIGYIFQAHNLLKSLTALQNVQMSLDLHPEIPQQEMKAQAMAMLEAVGLRERVNYYPENLSGGQKQRVAIARALVSHPKLILADEPTAALDSKSGRDVVEIMQKLAKDQGSTILLVTHDNRILDIADRIVHMEDGYLAKDAAAQTAGTPA encoded by the coding sequence ATGAATCAAGAACCCGTTGTTAAAATTAAAAACCTGAATCATTATTTCGGACAAGGGGCACTTAAGAAACAGGTTTTGTATGATATTAGTCTGGAAATATATCCGGGAGAAATTGTTCTGATGACCGGCCCTTCAGGGTCTGGAAAAACTACGTTGCTGACATTACTGGGCGGGTTGCGATCTGCTCAGGAGGGCAGTCTAAAAGTATTTGGACAAGAACTTTGCGGTGCCGGCAAAAATAAGCTTGTGCAAGTCCGGCGCGATATTGGCTATATTTTCCAAGCCCATAACTTACTGAAATCTTTAACAGCCCTACAAAATGTGCAAATGTCGCTGGATTTACATCCAGAGATTCCTCAGCAAGAGATGAAAGCTCAAGCAATGGCGATGTTAGAAGCCGTTGGATTGCGAGAGCGAGTCAATTATTACCCGGAAAACCTCTCAGGCGGGCAAAAGCAGCGGGTTGCTATCGCACGGGCTTTAGTGAGTCATCCGAAATTAATATTAGCAGATGAACCTACTGCGGCTTTAGACAGTAAATCCGGTCGAGATGTCGTAGAAATTATGCAAAAATTAGCCAAAGATCAGGGCAGCACGATTTTACTGGTTACTCACGATAACCGGATTTTAGATATTGCAGATCGCATCGTTCACATGGAAGATGGATATTTAGCAAAAGATGCCGCAGCGCAGACTGCCGGCACTCCTGCTTAA
- the glpX gene encoding class II fructose-bisphosphatase produces MENTLGLEIIEVVEQAAIASARWMGKGEKNIADQVAVEAMRERMNKIYMRGRIVIGEGERDEAPMLYIGEEVGICTREDAKAYCNPDELIEIDIAVDPCEGTNLVAYGQNGSMAVLAIAEKGGLFAAPDFYMRKLAAPAAAKGKVDIRKSATENLKIIAECLQRTVEELVVVVMDRPRHKDLIKEIREAGARVRLISDGDVSAALCCAFSGTNIHALMGIGAAPEGVISAAAMRCLGGHFQGQLIYDPEVVQTGLIGESREGNLARLKEMGITDPDKIYDAHELASGQTVLFAACGITPGTLMEGVRFFHGGARTQSLVISSQSKTARFVDTIHMWEETQRLQLK; encoded by the coding sequence GTGGAAAATACGCTCGGTCTAGAAATTATTGAAGTTGTTGAGCAAGCTGCGATCGCATCCGCCCGGTGGATGGGGAAAGGCGAGAAAAACATCGCTGACCAAGTGGCTGTAGAAGCCATGCGGGAACGGATGAACAAAATTTATATGCGAGGCCGGATCGTGATTGGCGAAGGGGAGCGCGATGAAGCCCCCATGCTCTATATCGGCGAAGAAGTTGGCATTTGTACCCGCGAGGATGCTAAAGCTTATTGCAACCCCGATGAACTGATAGAGATCGACATCGCGGTTGACCCCTGCGAAGGTACTAACCTCGTTGCTTACGGTCAAAACGGTTCAATGGCAGTGCTCGCCATTGCCGAAAAAGGTGGGCTGTTCGCCGCACCCGACTTCTATATGCGGAAGCTAGCCGCACCGGCAGCCGCTAAAGGCAAGGTCGATATTCGCAAGTCTGCAACCGAAAACCTCAAGATCATTGCCGAGTGCTTGCAGCGCACAGTTGAAGAACTCGTGGTCGTGGTCATGGACCGGCCCCGTCACAAAGACCTGATTAAAGAAATTCGTGAAGCTGGGGCACGGGTACGCCTAATCAGCGACGGTGACGTGTCAGCCGCTCTGTGCTGCGCGTTTTCTGGCACCAATATCCACGCGCTCATGGGCATCGGCGCGGCTCCTGAAGGCGTAATTTCAGCAGCAGCCATGCGCTGCTTGGGCGGGCACTTCCAAGGTCAATTGATCTACGATCCAGAAGTAGTGCAAACCGGCTTGATTGGTGAAAGCCGAGAAGGAAACCTCGCTCGCTTGAAAGAAATGGGCATCACAGACCCCGACAAGATTTATGATGCTCACGAACTCGCCTCTGGGCAAACCGTGCTGTTTGCTGCTTGCGGCATCACCCCCGGAACCCTGATGGAAGGCGTTCGTTTCTTTCATGGTGGAGCACGGACGCAATCTCTGGTCATTTCTAGCCAATCCAAGACGGCTCGGTTTGTTGACACTATCCATATGTGGGAAGAAACACAGAGGCTGCAATTGAAATAG
- the glgB gene encoding 1,4-alpha-glucan branching enzyme, protein MTLVAPDQINRIVGNQHHDPFEILGPHPIEQDGKITHWVVRAYLPSADAAWVVIPEERQEYPMQSVHDPHFFECTIETPELANYQFRLKEGEHERVIYDPYAFRSPKLTDFDIHLFSEGNHHRIYEKLGAHLTEVNGVKGVNFAVWAPNARNVSVLGDFNSWDGRKNQMRKRDNGIWELFIPDLGVGDGYKYEIKNSDGHIYEKSDPYGFQSEPRPKTASIVTDLDSYTWNDSKWMETRRHTEPLSQPISVYECHIGSWLHASSAEPAKLPNGEEEPVVVVSELRPGARFLTYRELAHKLIPYVKELNFTHIELLPIAEHPFDGSWGYQVTGYYAPTSRYGTPEDFMYFVDQCHYHGIGVIVDWVPGHFPKDGHGLAFFDGTHLYEHADPRKGEHKEWGTLVFNYNRNEVRNFLAANALFWFDKYHIDGIRVDAVASMLYLDYCRNPGEWVTNQYGGRENIEAANFLRQVNHLLFSYFPGVLSIAEESTSWPMVSWPTYVGGLGFNLKWNMGWMHDMLDYFNMDPWFRQFHQNNITFSMWYNHSENFMLALSHDEVVHGKSPLIGKMPGDEWQKFANVRCLLAFMFSHPGKKTLFMSMEFGQWSEWNVWGDLDWHLLQYESHRQLKQFMSELNHLYRTELALYTQDFAEAGFEWIDCSDNRHSVVSFIRRAKDSDEFAIVVCNFTPQPHSHYRVGVPEHGFYTELFNTDARKYGGSNMGNLGGKWADEWWSHNRRYSIDLCLPPLGVLVLKLDRQKNRTALEGTLEE, encoded by the coding sequence ATGACGCTTGTTGCTCCGGATCAGATTAACCGCATTGTTGGGAATCAGCATCATGACCCGTTTGAAATCCTCGGCCCTCACCCCATCGAACAGGATGGCAAAATCACTCACTGGGTAGTGCGAGCCTACCTGCCTTCTGCCGATGCCGCATGGGTTGTGATCCCGGAAGAACGGCAAGAATATCCCATGCAATCGGTTCACGATCCCCACTTCTTTGAATGCACGATTGAAACGCCGGAACTGGCCAATTACCAGTTTCGCCTCAAAGAAGGAGAGCACGAGCGCGTCATTTACGATCCCTATGCTTTTCGCTCTCCGAAGTTAACAGACTTTGACATCCATCTATTTTCCGAAGGCAACCATCACCGCATTTACGAAAAATTAGGCGCTCACCTGACGGAAGTGAACGGGGTCAAAGGCGTCAACTTTGCAGTCTGGGCACCAAACGCGCGTAACGTTTCAGTGTTGGGTGATTTTAACAGCTGGGACGGACGCAAAAACCAAATGCGTAAACGCGACAACGGCATCTGGGAATTATTTATTCCCGACTTGGGCGTTGGCGATGGTTACAAATACGAAATCAAGAACTCCGATGGCCACATTTACGAAAAATCAGACCCCTACGGCTTCCAATCCGAACCTCGCCCTAAAACGGCTTCCATCGTCACTGACTTAGATAGTTATACCTGGAACGACTCCAAATGGATGGAAACGCGCCGGCATACCGAACCCCTAAGCCAGCCGATTTCCGTTTATGAATGTCATATAGGCTCTTGGTTGCACGCCTCCTCAGCAGAGCCGGCCAAACTACCGAACGGCGAAGAAGAGCCGGTGGTGGTTGTCTCAGAATTGCGTCCTGGCGCACGCTTCCTCACCTACCGCGAACTCGCTCACAAGCTGATTCCCTACGTCAAAGAACTCAACTTCACCCACATTGAACTGCTGCCGATTGCGGAACATCCCTTTGATGGCTCTTGGGGTTATCAAGTCACCGGCTACTACGCCCCCACCTCCCGCTATGGCACTCCCGAAGACTTCATGTACTTCGTCGATCAGTGCCATTACCACGGCATCGGCGTCATCGTTGACTGGGTTCCCGGCCATTTTCCCAAAGATGGTCACGGTTTAGCCTTCTTCGACGGCACCCACCTGTATGAGCACGCCGACCCCCGCAAAGGTGAACATAAAGAATGGGGCACCTTAGTCTTCAACTACAACCGCAACGAAGTGCGGAACTTCCTCGCCGCCAACGCCCTGTTTTGGTTTGACAAGTACCATATTGACGGCATTCGAGTAGATGCCGTCGCTTCCATGCTCTACCTCGACTACTGCCGCAACCCCGGTGAATGGGTAACCAACCAGTACGGGGGACGGGAAAATATCGAAGCTGCTAACTTCCTGCGTCAGGTGAATCACCTGTTGTTCAGCTACTTTCCCGGCGTCCTCTCAATTGCCGAAGAGTCCACTTCATGGCCGATGGTATCCTGGCCCACTTATGTTGGCGGCTTGGGCTTCAATTTGAAGTGGAACATGGGCTGGATGCACGATATGCTCGACTATTTCAACATGGACCCCTGGTTCCGCCAGTTCCACCAAAACAACATCACATTTAGTATGTGGTACAACCACAGCGAAAACTTCATGCTGGCGCTGTCTCACGATGAGGTTGTGCATGGTAAAAGTCCGCTAATCGGGAAAATGCCGGGAGATGAGTGGCAGAAGTTTGCCAATGTGCGCTGTCTGCTAGCCTTTATGTTCTCGCATCCCGGCAAGAAAACCCTATTTATGAGTATGGAGTTTGGCCAATGGAGCGAGTGGAATGTGTGGGGCGATTTGGATTGGCATTTATTGCAATACGAGTCCCACAGACAGCTCAAACAGTTTATGAGCGAACTCAACCACCTGTATCGCACTGAGCTGGCCCTTTACACCCAAGATTTTGCGGAGGCAGGGTTTGAGTGGATTGATTGCAGCGACAACCGGCACAGTGTTGTCTCTTTCATCCGCCGCGCTAAGGATTCGGATGAGTTTGCCATCGTCGTGTGTAACTTCACACCCCAACCCCACAGCCACTACCGCGTCGGTGTCCCGGAACACGGATTCTACACTGAGCTGTTTAACACTGATGCCCGCAAGTATGGCGGCAGCAATATGGGCAATCTCGGCGGCAAGTGGGCAGATGAGTGGTGGAGTCACAACCGGCGCTACTCAATCGACCTGTGTTTACCTCCTTTAGGTGTGCTCGTTCTTAAGCTAGACCGGCAAAAGAATAGAACTGCTTTGGAAGGAACGCTAGAGGAATAG
- a CDS encoding glutamyl-tRNA reductase, with the protein MNIAVVGLSHKTASVEVREKLSIPEHQIESAIAALKSYPHIEEIAILSTCNRLEIYLVTSETEQGVREVTQFLSEHSKLPLHQLRQHLFILLHQDSVMHLMRVAAGLDSLVLGEGQILAQVKNTHKLGQQYAGIGRILNRLFKQALTAGKRVRTETSIGTGAVSISSAAVELAQLKVQNLAACRVAIVGAGKMSKLLVQHLVSKGAAQISILNRSLRRSEELASHFPDAQIQLHLLPEMMQVIAQSDIVFTSTSATEPLLDRAKLEAFLVPNQPLMLFDISVPRNVHVDVNELEHVQAFNVDDLKAVVAQNQESRRKMAMEAEGLLEEEVEAFDVWWRSLETVPTINSLREKIETIREQELEKALSRLGSEFAERHQEVIEAMTRGIVNKILHDPMVQLRAQQDIEARRHAMETLRLLFNLETETRSSEQYS; encoded by the coding sequence ATGAATATTGCAGTTGTAGGTCTTAGTCACAAAACAGCCTCGGTAGAAGTTCGGGAAAAACTGAGCATTCCGGAACATCAAATTGAATCAGCCATCGCGGCTTTAAAGTCATACCCGCATATTGAAGAAATTGCCATTCTCAGCACTTGCAACCGTTTAGAAATTTATTTGGTGACAAGTGAAACTGAGCAGGGTGTGCGGGAAGTTACGCAATTTTTGTCAGAACACAGTAAACTTCCTCTGCACCAGCTACGCCAGCATTTATTCATTTTGTTGCACCAAGATTCGGTGATGCATTTGATGCGCGTAGCAGCCGGCCTGGATAGTCTGGTTTTGGGAGAAGGGCAAATTTTGGCTCAAGTCAAAAACACCCACAAACTCGGCCAGCAATACGCCGGCATCGGACGTATTCTCAACCGGCTCTTTAAGCAAGCACTGACAGCCGGCAAACGAGTTCGGACAGAAACCAGCATCGGCACAGGTGCAGTTTCCATCAGTTCAGCAGCCGTTGAGCTAGCTCAGCTAAAAGTCCAGAATTTAGCAGCTTGTCGCGTCGCAATTGTCGGTGCCGGCAAAATGTCTAAACTTTTGGTACAACATCTAGTATCAAAAGGAGCTGCTCAAATTTCAATTCTCAACCGTTCCTTGCGCCGATCTGAAGAATTAGCCAGTCACTTCCCAGACGCGCAAATACAGTTGCACCTGCTGCCAGAAATGATGCAGGTGATCGCCCAATCAGATATCGTTTTTACCAGCACATCCGCCACAGAACCACTGCTGGATCGTGCCAAACTAGAAGCATTTTTGGTTCCAAACCAGCCTTTAATGCTATTCGATATTTCCGTTCCTCGCAACGTCCATGTGGATGTGAACGAGCTAGAACACGTTCAAGCATTTAATGTCGATGACTTGAAAGCCGTTGTGGCTCAAAATCAAGAAAGTCGCAGAAAAATGGCGATGGAAGCCGAAGGATTGCTTGAAGAAGAAGTAGAAGCCTTTGATGTTTGGTGGCGCTCACTCGAAACCGTCCCTACCATCAACAGCCTACGGGAAAAAATCGAAACCATTCGCGAACAAGAGTTAGAAAAAGCCCTCTCCCGTCTGGGTTCAGAATTCGCTGAAAGACATCAAGAAGTGATAGAAGCCATGACGCGAGGCATTGTGAATAAAATTCTGCACGATCCAATGGTGCAGTTACGCGCACAGCAAGATATTGAGGCGAGACGCCACGCAATGGAAACCTTGCGGCTGCTGTTTAATCTAGAGACAGAAACTCGCTCAAGCGAACAATATAGCTGA
- a CDS encoding ShlB/FhaC/HecB family hemolysin secretion/activation protein gives MPLKQNNPIKSEIKAYNLLYSCFFAFSFYFVSTTGELLAQPVDPSQVPLPFPRPQEPTPLPTPELLPPPEELLQPPTTPAPPQQLVPDNVPGNIQVERFEFEGNTAFSDERLRQVLDELELTGRALTFAELLQARSAITKLYTDEGFITSGALIPPQTLDGGVVIIQIVEGELEDINIAGTNRLNDDYIRSRIAIATRRPLNVNKLLESLQLLQLNPLVATVSAELSAGSRAGSSLLDVTVTEANSFSHQLTFDNGRTPSVGSFRRQINLNEGNVLGLGDSLNLAYTNTDGSNAFDGSYTLPFNARNGAVTFAYSRSSSNIIEPPFDQVDIEARSRNYEVSVRQPLILTPTREFALGLSANRQESDTTLLNVPFALSPGANEQGQTRINAIRFFQDWTQRDAQQVFAARSQFSLGIGERATVNAEPPDSRFFAWRGQAQWLRQFAPDTLLLVRGDVQLASRALLPLEQFGLGGLESVRGYRQDALLSDNGAFASAEIRIPIYRLPNQQGVLQVAPFIDIGTTWNSSGREAPEPNTLVSAGLGLRFQFANRLTARIDYGIPLVDINSSNRTWQENGLYFSIVTSPF, from the coding sequence ATGCCATTGAAACAAAACAATCCTATAAAAAGCGAAATCAAAGCGTATAATCTTCTTTATTCTTGCTTTTTTGCTTTTTCTTTCTACTTTGTCTCGACTACTGGAGAGCTACTCGCGCAGCCGGTTGATCCCTCTCAAGTTCCGTTGCCGTTTCCTCGTCCGCAAGAACCCACACCGCTACCAACCCCGGAACTGCTGCCACCCCCAGAAGAATTACTACAGCCTCCCACCACGCCGGCACCCCCCCAACAACTGGTTCCAGATAACGTTCCTGGAAATATTCAGGTGGAACGCTTTGAGTTTGAGGGCAATACAGCATTCAGTGATGAAAGGTTACGCCAGGTACTCGATGAGTTGGAATTAACCGGACGTGCCCTCACCTTTGCCGAACTGCTGCAAGCACGTTCTGCCATCACTAAACTGTATACCGACGAAGGATTTATCACATCTGGGGCGCTAATTCCGCCGCAAACTTTGGATGGAGGTGTCGTCATCATCCAAATCGTTGAAGGGGAATTAGAAGATATTAATATAGCCGGCACTAACCGCCTGAACGACGACTATATTCGCAGCCGCATCGCCATTGCCACTCGCAGACCGCTAAATGTCAACAAACTGCTAGAATCCTTGCAACTGCTGCAGCTCAACCCTTTAGTTGCAACGGTGTCTGCCGAACTTTCTGCCGGTTCGCGTGCCGGTAGCAGCTTGCTAGATGTAACGGTGACAGAGGCAAATTCCTTCAGTCATCAGCTCACGTTTGATAATGGCCGAACTCCAAGTGTTGGAAGTTTCCGACGCCAAATAAACTTAAACGAAGGTAATGTGCTGGGGCTAGGAGATAGCCTCAATTTAGCTTATACCAATACAGATGGTAGTAATGCGTTTGATGGCAGCTATACTTTACCCTTCAACGCTCGTAATGGCGCGGTTACTTTTGCCTATAGCCGAAGCAGTAGCAATATTATCGAGCCTCCGTTCGATCAAGTCGATATTGAGGCGAGATCGCGCAACTATGAGGTAAGCGTGCGCCAGCCTTTAATTCTCACTCCGACGCGAGAATTTGCTCTGGGTTTAAGTGCAAACCGGCAAGAAAGTGATACAACGCTGTTAAATGTGCCTTTTGCGCTGTCTCCGGGTGCCAACGAGCAAGGGCAAACCCGAATTAATGCGATTCGGTTTTTTCAGGACTGGACACAGCGAGATGCTCAGCAAGTGTTCGCTGCACGTTCTCAATTTAGTTTAGGAATCGGTGAGAGAGCAACCGTCAACGCTGAACCTCCCGACAGCCGGTTTTTTGCGTGGCGAGGACAGGCGCAGTGGTTGAGACAATTTGCTCCAGATACGTTGCTGTTAGTGCGCGGCGATGTGCAGCTAGCATCTAGAGCACTTTTACCGTTAGAACAATTTGGCTTAGGCGGTCTTGAAAGTGTGCGCGGATACCGGCAAGATGCGCTACTGAGCGATAACGGCGCTTTTGCTTCCGCAGAAATTCGGATTCCAATTTATCGTTTACCCAATCAGCAAGGAGTTTTGCAAGTTGCCCCATTTATTGATATTGGTACAACTTGGAATAGCTCTGGCAGAGAGGCACCTGAGCCGAATACGCTGGTTTCTGCCGGCTTGGGTTTACGGTTCCAATTTGCTAATCGCCTGACAGCGCGTATAGACTACGGTATTCCGTTAGTTGATATTAATTCAAGTAACAGAACATGGCAGGAAAATGGTTTATATTTCTCCATCGTGACCTCACCTTTTTAG
- a CDS encoding phycocyanobilin:ferredoxin oxidoreductase: MSLTATPSLREEQHPLIRDLANRIEAIWQSYLDLSPYPMPEELGYVEGRLEGEKLTIENRCYQTPQFRKLHLELAKVGSTLDILHCVMFPRSNYPLPMFGTDLVGGRGQISAAIADLSPVNADRSLPAAYENALTALPVAHFSQPRELPAWGDIFSDFCLFVRPGGAEEDALFLARVSSFLELHCQQALSQAPVSGEEEARVIAGQRNYCTKQQKNDKTRRVLEKAFGPEWAEYYMTTVLFDVAD, from the coding sequence GTGTCATTGACTGCAACTCCCTCGTTGCGCGAGGAACAACATCCGCTGATTCGGGATTTAGCCAATCGCATCGAGGCTATCTGGCAGAGCTATTTAGATTTGTCTCCCTATCCGATGCCTGAAGAGTTGGGCTATGTGGAAGGGCGCTTGGAGGGAGAGAAGCTCACGATTGAAAATCGCTGCTATCAAACCCCCCAGTTTCGTAAGCTTCATTTGGAGTTGGCGAAGGTTGGCAGTACGCTGGATATTTTGCATTGTGTGATGTTTCCCCGCTCTAATTACCCTTTGCCGATGTTTGGCACGGATTTGGTTGGGGGGCGCGGCCAAATTAGTGCCGCGATCGCAGACCTTTCGCCGGTGAACGCAGATCGCTCTTTACCGGCAGCTTATGAAAATGCGCTCACCGCATTGCCGGTTGCCCATTTTTCTCAACCTCGCGAGTTGCCGGCTTGGGGCGATATTTTTTCTGACTTTTGTTTATTTGTCCGGCCTGGTGGCGCTGAGGAAGATGCCCTATTTTTGGCGCGGGTTAGCTCATTTCTAGAACTCCACTGCCAGCAAGCGCTCTCACAAGCACCTGTTTCTGGGGAAGAAGAAGCCCGCGTGATTGCCGGCCAGCGCAACTACTGCACCAAGCAACAGAAAAATGACAAAACTCGCCGGGTGTTGGAAAAGGCTTTTGGCCCGGAATGGGCGGAATATTACATGACAACCGTGTTATTTGATGTCGCTGACTAA
- the devC gene encoding ABC transporter permease DevC, whose translation MKIPLAWLQLTREKMRLLVALAGIGFADILMFMQLGFRDALFDSSVRVHSNLDGDIFLVSPQSTTLTAMKSFPQRRLYQTLAFEGVESVKPVYLDFALWKNPVDRSTRGIFVLAFNPDDSVFNLPGVVDNINQIKLTDKVLFDAASRDEFGPVAEKFNQGESVTTEVGGRRVEVRGLFEMGASFGANGNILTSDLNFLRMFPNRKKGIIDVGIVKLKPAANVEAVLKQMKTYLPADVRYFSKQEFMAWEKDYWQTSTTIGFIFSLGTAMGFIVGIVIVYQILYTDVSDHLAEYATLKAMGYKDIYFLIVVFQEALILAILGYLPGCAVAIGLYNLTKNATSLPMIMTLARATTVLILTMVMCSVSGAIAVRKLSAADPADIF comes from the coding sequence ATGAAAATTCCTTTAGCTTGGTTGCAACTTACCCGTGAAAAAATGCGCTTACTTGTAGCATTAGCGGGAATTGGATTTGCTGACATTTTAATGTTTATGCAACTCGGATTTCGGGATGCACTTTTTGATAGTTCCGTGCGGGTACACAGCAATTTAGATGGAGACATTTTTTTAGTTAGCCCCCAGTCTACGACATTAACGGCCATGAAAAGCTTTCCTCAACGGCGTTTATATCAAACACTCGCTTTTGAAGGGGTGGAATCAGTCAAGCCGGTATATTTAGACTTTGCGTTGTGGAAAAACCCTGTGGATCGCAGCACACGGGGCATTTTCGTACTTGCCTTCAATCCTGATGATTCTGTATTTAATTTACCAGGGGTCGTAGATAATATTAACCAAATTAAACTAACAGATAAGGTTTTATTTGATGCAGCTTCTCGTGATGAGTTTGGGCCGGTTGCTGAAAAATTTAATCAGGGCGAATCCGTCACAACCGAAGTGGGAGGACGGCGAGTTGAGGTCAGAGGACTATTTGAAATGGGGGCATCTTTTGGAGCAAATGGGAATATTTTAACCAGTGATTTAAATTTTTTACGAATGTTCCCTAATAGAAAAAAGGGAATAATTGATGTCGGAATTGTTAAATTAAAACCGGCAGCCAATGTTGAGGCTGTTCTTAAACAAATGAAAACCTATTTGCCGGCTGATGTGAGATATTTCTCAAAACAAGAATTTATGGCTTGGGAAAAAGATTATTGGCAAACAAGCACAACTATTGGGTTTATTTTCTCTTTGGGGACGGCAATGGGATTTATTGTCGGAATTGTAATTGTTTATCAAATTCTTTATACCGATGTTTCCGACCACTTGGCAGAGTATGCAACTCTCAAGGCAATGGGATACAAAGACATTTACTTTTTAATCGTTGTTTTTCAAGAAGCTTTAATTCTAGCAATTTTAGGTTATCTTCCTGGGTGCGCTGTGGCAATTGGGTTGTATAATTTAACTAAAAATGCAACAAGCTTACCGATGATCATGACGCTTGCCAGAGCTACGACAGTGCTAATTCTGACAATGGTCATGTGTTCGGTTTCGGGTGCGATTGCTGTGCGTAAGCTGAGTGCGGCTGATCCTGCTGATATTTTTTAA
- a CDS encoding ABC exporter membrane fusion protein produces the protein MLKPAGWRLIAIISAAAVALSVAGFYHLSQVKAEKIKAEEAQTVPAPPKAVTALGRLEPQGEVIKLSAPASIEGTRIKEILVKQGDKVRAGDAIAVLDSRERLAAVLAQAEKQVKVAEARLAQVEAGAKAGEIEAQKATIARLEAQLRGEKETQEATIARLEAQLRGEKATQEATITRLNAQREGDNTVQEATLGRLTAQLKGEIAAQQAKIDRIKAQLSNAESEYSRHQQLYRDGAIAISLLDNKRLTFETVREELIEEQANLNKIEGIGREQLVEQQANINKIDITTQQQINEATATRSKTVETLEEQLNEARSTRDQTISTLQQQINEAKANLERISEVRPVDVRTAQAEVESAVATVAKAQADLDQAFIKTPTNGQILKVHTRPGETVGNEGIADVGQTELMFVVAEIYESDIEQVKVGQPATITSSAINGELRGTVDEIGLQIGKKDVLDTDPAADVDARVVEVKIRLNPEDSKRVAGLTNLQVEVKIYI, from the coding sequence TTGTTAAAGCCTGCGGGGTGGCGGCTGATAGCTATCATCAGTGCAGCAGCAGTTGCACTTAGCGTGGCGGGTTTCTACCATCTCTCTCAAGTTAAAGCGGAAAAGATTAAGGCAGAGGAAGCACAAACGGTTCCAGCACCTCCCAAGGCAGTGACTGCTTTAGGCCGGCTTGAACCCCAAGGAGAAGTGATTAAGCTGTCAGCGCCGGCTTCCATAGAAGGAACGCGCATCAAAGAAATTCTTGTGAAACAAGGAGACAAAGTTCGCGCGGGGGATGCGATCGCAGTTCTCGACAGCCGGGAACGCTTAGCAGCGGTGTTAGCACAAGCTGAAAAACAAGTCAAAGTGGCCGAAGCACGTCTGGCACAAGTGGAAGCCGGTGCGAAAGCCGGGGAAATAGAGGCCCAGAAGGCGACAATCGCCCGTCTAGAAGCGCAGCTGCGCGGAGAAAAAGAAACTCAAGAAGCCACCATCGCTCGTTTAGAAGCGCAGCTGCGCGGGGAAAAGGCAACTCAAGAAGCCACCATCACCCGGCTTAATGCTCAGCGCGAAGGCGATAACACAGTTCAAGAAGCCACGCTTGGCCGGCTTACCGCTCAGCTTAAAGGAGAAATCGCCGCTCAACAAGCCAAAATTGACAGAATTAAGGCGCAGTTGAGCAATGCTGAATCCGAATATTCACGTCACCAGCAATTGTACCGAGACGGTGCGATCGCTATTTCTTTGCTTGATAACAAGCGTTTGACGTTTGAAACAGTTCGAGAGGAACTGATTGAGGAACAAGCAAACCTAAATAAGATTGAGGGGATCGGGCGGGAGCAACTTGTTGAGCAGCAAGCTAATATCAACAAAATTGATATCACCACTCAACAGCAAATTAACGAAGCCACAGCGACCCGAAGCAAGACAGTTGAAACCCTTGAAGAACAGCTTAATGAGGCTAGATCAACGAGAGATCAGACAATTTCTACCCTGCAACAGCAAATTAATGAAGCTAAGGCGAATTTAGAGCGAATTTCTGAAGTGCGTCCTGTTGATGTGCGAACCGCTCAAGCAGAAGTTGAAAGCGCAGTTGCAACTGTGGCAAAAGCTCAGGCAGACTTGGATCAAGCTTTTATTAAAACTCCGACGAATGGGCAAATTTTGAAAGTTCATACTCGCCCCGGAGAAACGGTTGGCAATGAGGGAATTGCTGATGTCGGTCAAACTGAGCTGATGTTTGTGGTGGCAGAAATTTATGAAAGCGATATTGAGCAAGTAAAAGTTGGTCAGCCGGCTACGATTACCAGCAGTGCGATTAATGGGGAATTGCGCGGAACTGTGGATGAAATCGGGTTGCAAATTGGTAAAAAAGATGTTCTCGACACCGATCCGGCTGCGGATGTTGATGCCAGAGTGGTTGAGGTGAAAATTCGTCTCAATCCAGAAGATAGTAAGCGAGTGGCCGGTTTAACAAATTTACAAGTTGAAGTCAAAATTTATATCTAA